A section of the Harmonia axyridis chromosome 2, icHarAxyr1.1, whole genome shotgun sequence genome encodes:
- the LOC123672240 gene encoding GTP-binding protein Di-Ras2, producing the protein MADYERTRLVVLGGAGVGKSCIVKRFLDNTYSDKYRSTIEDLYSKEFDLGHMSLKVDILDTSGEMEFPAMRRLCIATSHAFLLVYAVTSAPSFQSIKQCFEEIREQRGDFQEIPIVVAGNKLDLTSTHREVRIEDVSEWVYCELPKLRVKVLECSAKDDINIREVFRSFLNLSRIFPKDAEDQSSGLKRTSSAYMHKGGKKAGSPSLDRSKPEGSENGSFSKPRSRSLIRRTSRKAKQQLRDARNGCDDCIVS; encoded by the exons ATGGCTGATTACGAGAGGACCAGACTTGTCGTTTTAGGAGGAGCAGGTGTAGGAAAAAGTTGTATAGTGAAGAGATTCTTAGATAATACATACTCTGATAAATATCGTAGCACAATAGAGGACCTATATAGCAAAGAATTCGATTTAGGACATATGTCTCTCAAG GTCGACATACTCGATACGTCAGGTGAAATGGAATTTCCAGCTATGCGTCGACTATGCATTGCTACATCTCACGCCTTCCTCCTAGTATATGCTGTGACTTCAGCTCCGTCCTTCCAGTCCATTAAGCAGTGCTTCGAAGAAATCAGGGAACAAAGAGGTGACTTCCAAGAAATTCCGATAGTAGTAGCTGGGAACAAACTGGACTTGACTTCAACCCACAGAGAGGTTAGGATAGAAGATGTCTCTGAATGGGTCTATTGTGAGCTTCCCAAGTTAAG agtGAAGGTGCTCGAATGTTCAGCCAAGGACGACATCAACATCCGGGAAGTTTTCAGATCCTTCCTGAATCTATCCAGGATATTCCCGAAGGACGCCGAGGACCAGAGCTCCGGACTGAAGAGGACTTCCAGTGCCTACATGCACAAGGGCGGTAAAAAGGCCGGCAGTCCGTCTTTGGACCGATCCAAACCGGAGGGTTCGGAAAATGGCAGCTTTTCGAAGCCGAGATCGAGATCTCTGATCAGAAGGACGAGCAGGAAAGCCAAACAGCAACTTAGGGACGCAAGAAATGGTTGCGACGATTGTATCGTGTCATAA